One Pochonia chlamydosporia 170 chromosome 5, whole genome shotgun sequence DNA segment encodes these proteins:
- a CDS encoding protein kinase-like protein (similar to Metarhizium acridum CQMa 102 XP_007814451.1): protein MSKRSLLTLKVCTTQVTANVNNELAVSRHIASIEAAEHPGKQLLRATRDDFQVVGPHGTHQCLVFNPLGLTFTKFRNKFPDKAFNKKLLQQTLQLVLLGLDFLHQANVVHTDISPNNVLLSSPDPSVFEKIERSELEQPSARKILSDRTIYVSQPMPITFGMPIICDFGAARIGNTHSGDVMPGVYRAPEVIMGMEWDSKIDIWSVGVMIWDLFEGGRLFHAMKDGVLNDEQHLAEMVSLMGQPPKRFLEGSPECRRYWDADDKAMA, encoded by the exons ATGTC AAAGAGAAGCCTTCTAACGCTCAAGGTTTGCACGACGCAAGTCACAGCAAATGTGAACAATGAGCTGGCTGTCTCTCGTCATATCGCCTCAATCGAGGCGGCGGAACATCCAGGCAAGCAACTTCTACGCGCGACTCGCGACGATTTCCAAGTCGTTGGGCCGCATGGCACGCACCAGTGCCTGGTTTTCAACCCGCTCGGCCTAACATTTACGAAATTTCGGAATAAATTTCCTGATAAAGCTTTCAACAAAAAGCTGCTGCAGCAGACGTTGCAATTGGTGCTATTGGGTTTAGACTTCCTGCATCAGGCAAACGTGGTACATACAG ACATATCACCAAATAATGTCCTACTAAGCAGCCCAGATCCATCCGTCTTTGAAAAGATTGAACGATCCGAGCTTGAACAGCCATCTGCCCGGAAAATTCTCTCAGATCGCACAATCTACGTTTCACAACCAATGCCCATTACCTTTGGCATGCCAATTATATGCGACTTTGGCGCAGCGAGAATAGGCAACACTCACTCTGGCGACGTTATGCCAGGTGTTTATCGAGCGCCAGAGGTTATCATGGGTATGGAGTGGGACTCAAAGATTGACATCTGGTCGGTTGGAGTTATG ATATGGGACCTGTTTGAGGGTGGTCGTTTGTTCCACGCGATGAAAGATGGGGTTCTGAATGACGAACAGCATCTAGCAGAAATGGTGTCTTTAATGGGACAACCTCCAAAACGATTCTTGGAAGGGAGCCCAGAATGCCGTCGATACTGGGATGCCGACGATAAAGCCATGGCCTGA
- a CDS encoding poly(ADP-ribose) glycohydrolase isoform (similar to Metarhizium robertsii ARSEF 23 XP_011411137.1), translating into MNINPQDLTHTFATFHHCFLCGSEITLAATSRRGEGWKAVAQELKHPSPPSPRVPQPLIKPGFCSHTFEGEEARVVHSACWTVVAKLWGKSTFTIAELDGFLDCARDVSPFLPEIAFKESPEQLDITIDHRLDASDLDYRPSTSPNDTFPYWESLQSTLKDEGLISPSLLDITNHDIPPRLEAFIAHALRNATEVRKSPDLNTRYWAEVIGMLANSPAPQFSKDEPDRPSRIAQAIRNLHLGGPSRFPHTANFDTVRANALTILVALIPIPVEDLASADAKDGKRAKLERPRSIPLSRMKPLVPFRLNFYTIRREYFVQNMNDRGYTLGMKYLRTIEFDEARGSSTDLVPTINALCGVRLIRDKIGVLAVHAKDGPDWVGIWQQDPSMQLSPEMAIKPTTSEWPTGFTQGSLVVVADVRIPSQPLNTSNSRRQPKISPYSTNIPNIYPKQDSHKNSPKSIHDPPLTPLGHSQCLTLRASLLQRFNALPPQDTAVIVSPMIRTMQTASLALDWLADKGVVFEASADWQENSDQPCDVGTPVDLIPPFPYVSFKTLDPVWPDKTSAKGERYKYLRGAIVERGRSCLEDLYNRPEKVVFVVSHSGFLRVGCVGWWFFNSDYRIFEFEEGVGRDGRRVVKQDEGTVEGGLGLSWTERVPLGDGLPELLN; encoded by the exons ATGAACATCAACCCCCAAGACCTCACGCACACCTTCGCCACATTCCACCACTGCTTCCTCTGTGGCTCGGAAATTACCCTCGCAGCAACCAGCCGCCGCGGCGAGGGCTGGAAAGCAGTCGCCCAAGAACTCAAGCACCCATCACCACCTTCACCCCGAGTCCCTCAACCGCTCATCAAGCCTGGATTCTGCTCACACACCTtcgaaggcgaagaagctAGAGTCGTCCACTCCGCGTGCTGGACAGTCGTGGCCAAGTTATGGGGTAAAAGCACATTCACCATCGCCGAACTCGACGGCTTCCTGGATTGTGCCCGCGATGTATCTCCATTCCTACCTGAGATAGCGTTCAAAGAATCCCCAGAACAACTCGACATTACAATCGACCACCGCCTAGACGCCAGTGACTTAGACTACCGACCTTCCACCTCCCCAAACGACACCTTCCCATACTGGGAATCCCTCCAGAGCACCCTCAAAGACGAGGGTCTCATCTCCCCATCcctcctcgacatcaccaaccacGACATCCCTCCCCGTCTAGAAGCATTCATAGCCCACGCCCTCCGCAACGCAACCGAAGTACGCAAATCCCCCGACTTAAACACCCGCTACTGGGCCGAAGTCATCGGTATGCTCGCAAACTCACCAGCACCCCAATTCTCCAAAGACGAGCCAGACCGCCCCTCGCGCATCGCCCAGGCCATACGGAATCTTCACCTCGGGGGCCCATCACGCTTCCCTCACACAGCCAACTTTGATACCGTCCGCGCCAACGCGCTCACCATTCTCGTGGCGCTGATACCCATCCCTGTGGAGGACCTTGCCTCCGCGGACGCAAAGGACGGGAAGCGCGCGAAACTCGAGAGACCGCGCTCGATCCCCCTCTCACGCATGAAGCCGCTGGTGCCGTTTCGTCTCAACTTCTACACTATCCGGAGAGAGTACTTCGTGCAGAACATGAATGATCGGGGATACACCCTCGGTATGAAGTACCTCCGCACTATTGAGTTCGATGAGGCTCGTGGTTCGTCTACAGATCTCGTGCCTACGATAAATGCCCTCTGTGGTGTGAGACTCATCAGGGACAAGATTGGTGTGTTGGCAGTACATGCAAAAGACGGTCCCGACTGGGTAGGCATATGGCAGCAAGATCCGTCAATGCAACTCTCGCCTGAAATGGCTATCAAACCAACGACTTCAGAGTGGCCAACGGGGTTCACACAGGGTTCCCTCGTCGTTGTCGCAGATGTACGTATCCCGTCTCAACCCCTAAACACATCTAACTCGCGCAGACAACCAAAGATATCGCCGTATTCGACCAACATTCCCAATATCTATCCGAAACAGGATTCTCATAAAAACTCCCCGAAATC CATACACGACCCGCCGCTCACACCACTCGGCCACTCGCAATGCCTCACCCTCCGCGCCTCTCTACTCCAGCGCTTCAACGCCCTACCACCGCAGGACACCGCCGTCATAGTCAGCCCCATGATTCGCACTATGCAGACTGCCTCCCTGGCGCTGGACTGGCTCGCAGACAAGGGCGTCGTGTTTGAAGCCAGCGCGGACTGGCAGGAGAATTCGGATCAACCCTGCGACGTAGGCACGCCGGTGGACTTAATCCCGCCGTTTCCGTACGTCAGCTTCAAGACGTTGGATCCGGTGTGGCCGGATAAGACGTCCGCGAAGGGGGAGCGGTATAAGTATCTTCGCGGGGCGATTGTAGAGCGAGGGAGGTCGTGTTTGGAGGACTTGTACAATAGGCCGGAGAAGGTGGTCTTTGTGGTTTCTCACTCGGGGTTTTTGAGGGTTGGTTGTGTAGGCTGGTGGTTTTTTAATAGCGATTATAGAATCTTTGAGTTTGAAGAGGGTGTTGGGAGGGATGGGAGGAGGGTTGTTAAGCAGGATGAGGGGACGGTTGAGGGTGGTTTGGGACTTTCTTGGACGGAGAGGGTGCCGCTTGGGGATGGGTTGCCAGAGCTGCTCAACTGA